The following are from one region of the Quercus robur chromosome 1, dhQueRobu3.1, whole genome shotgun sequence genome:
- the LOC126723829 gene encoding nonsense-mediated mRNA decay factor SMG7 — MMIVQMDKMSAPPSRERAQRLYEKNIELENKRRRSAQARIPSDPNAWQQIRENYESIILEDHGFSEQHNIEYALWQLHYKRIEELRGHFSSALASAGSNTSQGVKGPARPDRITKIRLQFKTFLSEATGFYHELILKIRDKYGLPLGYFSEESENRIVMEKDGKKSAEMKKGLISCHRCLIYLGDLARYKGLYGEGDSKSREFAAASSYYLQAASLWPSSGNPHHQLAILASYSGDELAAVYRYFRSLAVDSPFSTARDNLIVAFEKNRQTYSQLPEDVKASVVKGSPVRVTGKGRGKGDAKLASKDINSESSQVKERASAVPETYKSFCIRFVRLNGILFTRTSLETFAEVLSLVSSGLCELLSSGPEEDLNFGVDARENGLLIVRLIAILVFTVHNVRKEAEGQTYAEIVQRAVLLQNAFTAVFELMGRILERCVQLREPSSSCLLPGILVFVEWLACCPDIAAGSDADEKQATIRSKFWNHCISFLNKLLSNGPMSIDDDEDESCFNNMSRYEEDETENRLALWEDLELRGFLPLIPAQTILDFSRKHSFGGDGNKEKMARIKRILAAGKALANVVKVDQETIHFDSKVKKFVIGVEPQVLDDFMLPTTYSGIPNTNSIMIEKQTETSKNLGVLQPNPELLMEEEEEDEVIVFKPTVAERRTDVVGLKWDQYGGLEPGQNASVGDLNFLGNSVSAPLGNLQQQIALDVGSQVPTSFGNMVPQHFQSAQSHALKWPLEGEALLANGFKGLSFVENGHIMKSEQQDFGMSTPAAFSASIQQAIGPNTSGMSYSLAKVPETVIPSKIDAFASSGAMSDNLSVKTSSALPVGLRKSPVSRPVRHIGPPPGFSPVPSKQVNEPISGSDLVNESPLMDDYSWLDGYQLPASAKGSMSNSSVNYPSYSNPQPISISNGMNGTVSFPFPGKQVPAMPFSVENQKGWQEYQMLEQLNLHHEQQLQLQQQQHQLVNGNQHFTPLPEQYKGQSVWTGRYFV; from the exons ATGATGATTGTACAGATGGATAAAATGTCTGCCCCTCCATCAAGGGAGCGTGCCCAACGTCTTTATGAGAAG AATATTGAATTGGAGAATAAGCGTCGGAGGTCTGCCCAGGCACGAATCCCATCAGATCCCAATGCATGGCAACAGATTCGTGAGAATTATGAGTCAATAATTCTCGAGGATCATGGTTTCTCTGAGCAGCACAACATTGAATATGCTCTATGGCAGCTACATTACAAGCGAATTGAGGAACTGAGAGGACACTTTAGTTCTGCTCTAGCTTCTGCAGGCTCAAACACATCTCAGGGTGTGAAAGGCCCTGCACGGCCAGACCgaattacaaaaataagatTGCAGTTTAAAACCTTTCTTTCAGAAGCAACTGGGTTTTACCATGAACTCATTTTGAAAATCAGAGACAAGTATGGGCTTCCTCTGGGTTATTTCTCTGAGGAGTCAGAGAATCGAATTGTTATGGAGAAAGATGGGAAGAAATCTGCTGAAATGAAGAAAGGTCTGATATCTTGTCATCGTTGTCTGATATACTTGGGTGACCTTGCACGTTACAAAGGATTATATGGGGAGGGTGACTCCAAAAGTAGGGAGTTTGCAGCAGCTTCAAGTTATTACTTGCAAGCTGCATCTCTTTGGCCATCAAGTGGAAATCCCCATCATCAG CTTGCTATATTGGCTTCCTATTCGGGGGATGAGCTGGCGGCTGTTTATCGATATTTCCGGAGTTTGGCAGTGGATAGTCCATTTTCAACTGCAAGGGATAACTTGATTGTTGCATTTGAGAAG AATCGTCAGACTTACTCTCAACTACCTGAGGATGTTAAAGCTTCTGTCGTTAAGGGGTCACCTGTGCGGGTGACTGGCAAAGGAAGAGGGAAAGGGGATGCAAAACTTGCATCAAAAGATATCAACTCAGAAAGTAGCCAGGTTAAGGAGAGAGCATCTGCTGTGCCTGAGACGTATAAATCCTTTTGCATCCGATTTGTTCGTCTAAATGGCATTCTTTTCACACGTACAAG cCTGGAGACATTTGCGGAAGTTCTTTCTTTGGTTAGCAGTGGTTTATGTGAGCTTCTGTCTTCTGGGCCCGAAGAAGATCTGAATTTTGGTGTGGATGCTCGTGAGAATGGACTTCTCATTGTTAGACTTATTGCCATCCTTGTATTTACAGTTCACAATGTAAGAAAAGAGGCTGAAGGTCAGACTTACGCGGAAATTGTACAGCGTGCTGTTCTACTCCAAAATGCATTTACTGCAGTTTTTGAGCTGATGGGACGCATATTGGAGAGATGTGTGCAGCTACGTGAACCTTCTTCAAGTTGCCTCTTACCTGGCATTCTGGTGTTTGTAGAATGGTTGGCGTGTTGCCCGGATATTGCAGCAGGCAGTGATGCAGATGAAAAACAGGCAACGATTAGATCAAAATTTTGGAACCATTGCATTTCTTTCTTAAACAAGCTCTTGTCCAATGGGCCAATGTCCatagatgatgatgaagatgagagTTGCTTTAATAACATGAGCAGGtatgaagaagatgaaacagAAAACAGGCTTGCTTTGTGGGAGGACCTTGAGTTAAGAGGTTTCTTGCCACTAATTCCAGCTCAAACCATTTTGGATTTTTCAAGGAAGCATTCCTTTGGAGGAGATGGTAACAAGGAAAAAATGGCTCGTATTAAAAGGATTCTAGCTGCAGGGAAGGCTCTAGCAAATGTGGTTAAGGTTGATCAAGAAACAATACATTTTGATTCGAAAGTGAAGAAATTTGTTATTGGTGTTGAGCCTCAAGTCTTGGATGATTTTATGCTTCCAACCACTTATTCAGGCATCCCTAATACAAACAGTATCATGATTGAAAAACAAACGGAGACATCAAAGAATTTGGGTGTCCTGCAGCCAAATCCTGAGCTACTTatggaagaggaagaggaggatGAAGTTATTGTTTTTAAACCAACAGTGGCTGAGAGGCGGACTGATGTGGTTGGTTTAAAATGGGATCAGTATGGGGGCCTGGAGCCTGGTCAAAATGCTTCTGTGGGTGATCTAAATTTTCTTGGTAATTCTGTTTCAGCTCCTCTAGGTAATCTTCAGCAGCAGATTGCTCTTGATGTGGGTTCACAAGTGCCTACATCCTTTGGTAATATGGTCCCCCAGCATTTTCAATCAGCTCAGTCTCATGCTTTGAAGTGGCCACTGGAAGGCGAAGCTCTTCTTGCTAATGGTTTCAAAGGTCTAAGCTTTGTGGAGAATGGCCATATAATGAAATCCGAGCAACAAGATTTTGGCATGTCCACTCCTGCTGCGTTTTCGGCTTCCATCCAGCAAGCTATCGGTCCTAATACTTCTGGTATGTCTTACAGTCTTGCAAAAGTCCCAGAAACTGTGATACCATCTAAGATTGATGCTTTTGCATCTTCTGGAGCCATGTCTGACAATTTGTCTGTAAAGACATCATCAGCATTGCCAGTAGGTTTGAGAAAAAGTCCAGTTAGTCGGCCTGTTAGACACATTGGGCCTCCACCTGGTTTCAGCCCTGTTCCTTCTAAACAAGTGAATGAACCCATTTCTGGTTCAGATTTGGTGAATGAGAGTCCATTGATGGATGATTATAGCTGGTTGGATGGATATCAGTTGCCAGCATCAGCTAAAGGCTCTATGTCAAATAGTTCGGTCAATTACCCATCTTATTCAAACCCCCAGCCCATCAGTATCAGCAATGGCATGAATGGGACTGTCAGTTTTCCATTTCCTGGAAAACAAGTTCCAGCCATGCCATTCtcagtagaaaatcaaaaaggctGGCAAGAATACCAGATGCTTGAGCAGCTAAATCTACACCATGAACAGCAGTTGCAGttgcagcagcagcagcatcaACTTGTTAATGGAAATCAGCACTTTACTCCACTGCCTGAACAATATAAAGGACAGTCTGTTTGGACAGGTCGTTACTTCGTGTGA